From Bacillus basilensis, a single genomic window includes:
- a CDS encoding H-type small acid-soluble spore protein — translation MNIQRAKEISVSAEQANVSFQGMPVMIQHVDESNETARIYEVKNPGRELTVPVNSLEEI, via the coding sequence ATGAATATTCAACGTGCAAAAGAGATTTCTGTGTCAGCGGAGCAAGCTAATGTTAGTTTTCAAGGCATGCCTGTTATGATTCAACACGTCGACGAAAGCAATGAAACCGCCCGCATATATGAAGTAAAAAATCCAGGACGCGAATTAACGGTTCCAGTTAATAGCTTAGAGGAAATATAA